The genome window TCTCACTTCCACGGTGGGCAGGATGGGCTTTGGAACAGGAAATCGTTAAGTGCTACATCTGTCACACAGTGTCTACTTAGTAattcaatgatattatgaaagcCATTACCGTTGAGGAAGCATCTTTCCTGATGGCTTCTAAAAAGCAAAAGGAGATGGAATCAGTTCTTGTGGACAGAGCAGAGACAATGAGCCTTCACAGAGACTCAGGAATGAGCAGAGTTCTCATGCCTGAGTTCTAGTCATGTATTTGAAGTTTGGTAACACGTTGGCATGCAAACAGGAAATTAGAAACTGTGCTAGACAGCACCAACCCCTCCCTTGGGCCCACGATATAAATGAAAATGTGCAAAGGCCTCGACACCTCTCTGAAATCTGATGCCACTATCCTTGGCAGACAGGCACACTAAACAGTAGAGAACCGTCCTCCTAAATCTAGTGATGTACAGCCTAATCATTCCTCTTCTGGGCTGAGCTCACAAAGCTGACAACTCATTACCAGCTCTTACAGTCTCCCATTCAAGACTCCCATGTGGTGCCTAAAGACTCCTGCTTATCCTGCAAAACCCTTTCCCCGGGGCCGGGGATGGGGGGAGCCTTGAACCCTTTTCCTGAAAAAGACAGCCATCTGTGACATAGCAAGGCTGCCTCTGGACCATGCCCTCAACCAACAAGGATTCTCTTCAGATCACTTTGCAGATCAGAATTGGCACAGTGTCTATCTATTTAGATACGCCTTGACTATGACTTCTGAATTATGCGGCCTCTTCAACCTACCTCAGTCCTGGCATTATTTGTGCCTAACTCTGTGCCAGGAGCCTGAAGGTGAACTAAAATTGTCTTTACTTGATTTCTTATTCACATTCTTCTCCCCATTGTATACACTGACTgaaattttcttgattttcaCACTTCTTGGAACTGTTAATACTCCTAGGCTCTTTGGGACTGCTGGACCCTAGCTCTGACACTAGTTACAAGCAAGGACAGCAACAGGACAGAGGTCCACTAGTAGAAAGGATGAATGCCTGCTTTGTCGGTTTTTAAGCCAATACACAATGAGGTACTCCTGTTCTACCTTTTGGATCCCTCTTTCCCGTCCCTCTCAATCCTCCTCATGCtgatcctctccctcctcctattAGCACACCTCCCTGCTTCCATGCCTTGCGTGGGGAACACGTGCTGGAAAAAGTATGCGGTTATGATTTAGAAGTGTGATTTTGTTCCCAGTGAACACAAGGGTTACGGAAAGTGTGCATATGTCAGGGAGAACAGGATGGTTAATAGAAAAAACTACGCTGTCCATGAAGAGGAGCTGACCATGAGCACAAGTGAGCGAATTTCAATGCTGATTAGAGAATATGgcattatatatgaaaatattcgCTTGCTAAATGCAGTATTATTCATTCTAATATTTCAGAGAAAATCCATTTTATAACAAGTCCAATTTTAATGTGACAATAATGCAATTTtagagtatttttctttctatacaATGGTatacaaatttcttttttaattaaattttagtttttatattacagtttatttactttgtattccagctgtagccacctccctcattccctcccaatccccaccctccttccctcatctcctccctgtccctctgtaagtctactgataggggaggtcctcatctccttccatctgaccctagtttatcaggtcgcatcaggactggccacaatgtcttcttctgtggcctagcaaggctgcttctccctcagggggtggggaggaggaggcaaagagccagccactgaattcatgtcagaaacagtccctgtttcccttaataGGGAAACTCCCTTGGATACTTAGCTGCCaaaggctatatctgagcaggggttctaggctatattcatgcatggtccttggttggagaatcagtctcataaaagccccctgtgcccagatatatttggtccttgtggggctcctgtcctcttctccatgtcttactgactcccccttcttacataagattccctgcactctgcccagggtttggttatgagtctcagcatctgctttgatacactgctaggtagagtctttcagaggccctctgtggtaggctcctgccctgtttcttgttttctcctatttccaatgtccatcccatttgactaagtgaggattgatcatcttaccccgggtcaaAGAAATCAAGTAAAGACAATTTTAGAAAAGATCTTCAGAATAAAAATATTCAcacaatttatttcttttctcttttttttgttttgaaatacttTTTATTTAGAGAAAGCTTTTCAAGACAGTACATAGTTCTCATATGCCCTTCATCCAGCTTCTAATGCCAGCATGTGTTACATCCATATCTAGAAAAATCAAAAACTTAACATTTGTGTGACAGCGCTGAAATTCTTCTAGCTCCTGGGCTGCATTCTGGGGTTCTTCCTCTGTGCCTAGTCTTCCACCAATGGAATCTTCTCCgtctttctttgctttctatGCAGAATCTTGAAGTGTTTTGGGTGCACTGGACAGGGATTTCACAGAATCTCCCTTAATTTACTCTTGCATATTATCACATGATTAGTACCTCTGAGAATATTAGCAACAAGTACCTCTAAGGCAGAATGTATTTCTCAACATACTGTATGAAGGATGCATAACGTTCAAGTATGATGCTGTTATAACCTTGAGTGTGTGACTAATGCATAATCTGAAAGATTTCTCCAGTTTCTCTGTCCATGTCCTACTCTTTGAAAGGATGTAACTAAGTCTAGTCCATATTCAAGCAGAAGTGATTAAGCACTACTTCCTGGAGAAAGGACACTATAAATTATGTGGATAATTTTAAGAAAGCAAAATTTCCCCATTATCtcctgttttatttaatcaatcactTCTATAAAGATGTGCTTATATAGTTTAATTTATTAGTATTGCCTATTTGGTTGCTTTTATCATAGAGGACCCCTATGCATATGACACAATatacttgttaaaaaaaattagacactgtataggtggctcagcagttaagattgcATATTACTTTTGCAAAGGAATCAGAGGACTTAATTAGATTCTCAGCTCCCATGCCCagcggctcacaactgcctataactccagcaccAGAGAATCTGATGGCCTCCTCTGATCTCTGTGAATACCCGGATATATGTTCTCATTCATTCATGcagaagcacacacaaacacggaagctttatttatttattttattggtatgaaaatttttatttattaatttatttttattttttaatattaatcactttgtatcccagccgtagcccccttcctcattttctcccaatcccaccctccctcatctcctccctgtccctttccaagaaaGGGGGAGTTGGTATAactgggagaggacagaagctccacaaggacaaaatattatcagggcacgggggtcctctatgagactgtttctccaaccaaggaccatgtatggataaaacctagaacccctgctcggatgtagcccatggtagctcagtatccaagtgggtaccctagtaaggggagcaggaactgtttctgacatgaactcaaggactagCTCCTTTActtccccccgcccccaaggGATAATTTATTTCTTAAGGTATTCTTATCTCTAGGCCCTTAGAAACcaaatttggggaaaaaaaacaatccaatttatatttaatttcaaattctcctccctctttttttccagtTGGGAAACCAAGAGTGTCAGAAGTCTTACCTGAACATCTTTGCCTCAGTTCCTCTTCATCATAGTCAATAAGCAGCTTCCTACTGTACCAAAAGAATGTCAAATCAAGTTACTAGTCAACATTGACTAGTCAACCCTTGCCTGTCACACTCAGAAGACATTACCCATGACACTGCCAGAATATTTAGACATGTGCTACCAAGATGTGGATTCTGTGTCACATTCAGCTTGTAaccaaacaaggaaataataaaacagaaGGGTCACGACTCAAAAGCAAACCAACTTCGGATATGAACTAAGTTCTCTTAGCATAATAGAAAGTGCC of Meriones unguiculatus strain TT.TT164.6M chromosome 8, Bangor_MerUng_6.1, whole genome shotgun sequence contains these proteins:
- the LOC132656075 gene encoding POTE ankyrin domain family member A-like; this translates as MYAVRCGSELIIKLLLQGDIDTFKQDAFGWTAKRYAVESKSKVRKLLIDYDEEELRQRCSVHPKHFKILHRKQRKTEKIPLVED